In the Octopus sinensis unplaced genomic scaffold, ASM634580v1 Contig11999, whole genome shotgun sequence genome, one interval contains:
- the LOC115229141 gene encoding uncharacterized protein LOC115229141, giving the protein MDDKYVHTIQPGHSQAVSTHKIGSTTNAGRNSEVLATQTGANDTSESLINTGENSDATASPTVPNESPDLIAKTSENSDPTANPAAANKTPDLIAKTGVNSGATASPPAVNETPDLIAKMGKNSDATASPSVDRELTSKNKQVSSEYEKGVFDSFYNKYLYDGERGIKAVIRTEAQNKTQLNNLISEKIAEITREHCDSCSRQMLGYICLSKEINE; this is encoded by the exons ATGGACGATAAATATGTCCATACAATACAGCCAGGTCATTCACAGGCAGTCTCCACACATAAAATTGGCTCTACTACTAACGCAGGCAGAAATTCGGAAGTACTGGCAACCCAGACTGGGGCGAATGATACGTCTGAGTCGTTAATAAATACTGGAGAGAATTCTGATGCAACGGCAAGTCCGACTGTGCCAAATGAATCGCCTGATTTGATTGCAAAGACGAGTGAGAATTCAGATCCAACGGCAAATCCAGCTGCGGCGAATAAAACGCCTGATTTGATTGCAAAGACGGGCGTGAATTCTGGAGCAACGGCAAGTCCACCTGCGGTGAATGAAACGCCTGATTTGATTGCAAAGATGGGCAAAAATTCAGATGCAACGGCAAGTCCGAGTGTGGATAGAGAATTGACTAGTAAGAACAAACAAGTGAGTAGTGAATATGAGAAGGGTGTATTTGATTcattttacaataaatatttgtatgatgGAGAACGTGGGATAAAAGCAG TTATAAGAACTGAAGCTCAAAATAAAACGCAATTAAATAACTTAATTTCCGAAAAAATTGCTGAAATAACTCGAGAACATTGTGATTCTTGTTCTAGACAAATGCTCGGTTATATTTGTCTGTCGAAAGagattaatgaataa